In the Catharus ustulatus isolate bCatUst1 chromosome 18, bCatUst1.pri.v2, whole genome shotgun sequence genome, one interval contains:
- the RAN gene encoding GTP-binding nuclear protein Ran — MAAQGEPQVQFKLVLVGDGGTGKTTFVKRHLTGEFEKKYVATLGVEVHPLVFHTNRGPIKFNVWDTAGQEKFGGLRDGYYIQAQCAIIMFDVTSRVTYKNVPNWHRDLVRVCENIPIVLCGNKVDIKDRKVKAKSIVFHRKKNLQYYDISAKSNYNFEKPFLWLARKLIGDPNLEFVAMPALAPPEVVMDPALAAQYEQDLQIAQTTALPDEDDDL, encoded by the exons ATGGCCGCCCAAGGAGAGCCCCAAGTGCAGTTTAAG CTTGTTCTGGTTGGTGATGGTGGCACTGGTAAAACAACATTTGTAAAGCGTCACTTGACTGGTGAATTTGAAAAGAAGTATGTAG CAACGCTGGGTGTTGAAGTTCATCCTCTGGTCTTCCATACTAACAGAGGCCCTATTAAATTTAATGTATGGGACACAGCTGGCCAGGAGAAGTTTGGTGGCCTGCGTGATGGCTACTACATCCAAG CTCAGTGTGCCATCATCATGTTTGATGTAACATCAAGAGTTACTTACAAGAATGTACCCAATTGGCATAGAGATCTGGTACGAGTATGTGAAAATATCCCCATAGTGTTGTGTGGCAACAAAGTGGATATTAAGGACAGAAAAGTCAAGGCAAAATCCATTGTGTTCCATAGGAAGAAGAATCTCCAG TATTATGACATTTCAGCCAAGAGTAACTACAACTTTGAGAAGCCTTTCCTGTGGCTTGCTAGGAAGCTAATTGGAGATCCCAACCTGGAGTTTGTTGCCATGCCTGCGCTTGCACCCCCTGAAGTCGTTATGgacccagcactggcagcacagtATGAGCAGGACTTACAG ATTGCTCAGACCACTGCACTGCCAGATGAAGATGATGACCTGTGA
- the STX2 gene encoding syntaxin-2 isoform X2 — MKDRLADLAEYKGNEDGETVIIEKDHFMDDFFQQVEEIRNNIAKIAQNVEEVKKQHSIILSAPNPEGRTKEELEELNEEIKKIANKIRARLKAIEQSFDQGENANRTSVDLRIRKTQHSVLAHKFVEVMTEYNETQTLFRERSKGRIQRQLEITGKTTTDEELEEMLESGNPSIFTSDIISDSQITRQALNEIESRHKDIMKLESSIRELHEMFMDMAMFVETQGEMINNIEKNVMNATDYVEHAKEETKKAVKYQSKARRKLMFIIICVTVLLLILGIILATTLS; from the exons ATGAAGGACCGGCTGGCGGACCTGGCGGAG TATAAAGGAAATGAAGATGGAGAGACAGTTATCATTGAAAAAGACCATTTTATGGATGACTTCTTCCAGCAG GTTGAGGAAATTAGAAATAATATAgcaaaaatagcacaaaatgTGGAAGAGGTGAAGAAGCAACACAGCATTATCCTGTCAGCACCAAATCCTGAAGGAA gaacaaaGGAAGAACTTGAAGAACTAAATGAGGAGATAAAGAAGATTGCTAATAAAATCCGGGCCAGGCTAAAGG CTATTGAGCAGAGTTTTGATCAGGGTGAGAATGCCAATCGTACATCCGTGGATCTCAGGATCAGGAAAACACAG CACTCAGTCCTGGCACACAAGTTTGTGGAGGTGATGACCGAGTACAACGAGACGCAGACGCTGTTCCGGGAGCGCAGCAAGGGCCggatccagaggcagctggaGATCA CTGGAAAGACCACCACAGACGAGGAGCTGGAAGAGATGCTGGAGAGTGGCAATCCTTCCATTTTCACTTCTGAT ATCATCTCAGACTCCCAGATCACCAGGCAGGCCCTGAACGAGATCGAGTCCCGCCACAAGGACATCATGAAGCTGGAGTCCAGCATCAGGGAGCTGCACGAGATGTTCATGGACATGGCCATGTTTGTGGAGACTCAG GGTGAAATGATCAACAACATAGAGAAGAACGTGATGAACGCGACAGATTATGTGGAACATGCAAAGGAGGAGACAAAAAAGGCAGTGAAATACCAGAGCAAAGCACGCAGG
- the STX2 gene encoding syntaxin-2 isoform X1 — protein MKDRLADLAEYKGNEDGETVIIEKDHFMDDFFQQVEEIRNNIAKIAQNVEEVKKQHSIILSAPNPEGRTKEELEELNEEIKKIANKIRARLKAIEQSFDQGENANRTSVDLRIRKTQHSVLAHKFVEVMTEYNETQTLFRERSKGRIQRQLEITGKTTTDEELEEMLESGNPSIFTSDIISDSQITRQALNEIESRHKDIMKLESSIRELHEMFMDMAMFVETQGEMINNIEKNVMNATDYVEHAKEETKKAVKYQSKARRKMWIIIIVSVVLIAIVALIIGLSVGIR, from the exons ATGAAGGACCGGCTGGCGGACCTGGCGGAG TATAAAGGAAATGAAGATGGAGAGACAGTTATCATTGAAAAAGACCATTTTATGGATGACTTCTTCCAGCAG GTTGAGGAAATTAGAAATAATATAgcaaaaatagcacaaaatgTGGAAGAGGTGAAGAAGCAACACAGCATTATCCTGTCAGCACCAAATCCTGAAGGAA gaacaaaGGAAGAACTTGAAGAACTAAATGAGGAGATAAAGAAGATTGCTAATAAAATCCGGGCCAGGCTAAAGG CTATTGAGCAGAGTTTTGATCAGGGTGAGAATGCCAATCGTACATCCGTGGATCTCAGGATCAGGAAAACACAG CACTCAGTCCTGGCACACAAGTTTGTGGAGGTGATGACCGAGTACAACGAGACGCAGACGCTGTTCCGGGAGCGCAGCAAGGGCCggatccagaggcagctggaGATCA CTGGAAAGACCACCACAGACGAGGAGCTGGAAGAGATGCTGGAGAGTGGCAATCCTTCCATTTTCACTTCTGAT ATCATCTCAGACTCCCAGATCACCAGGCAGGCCCTGAACGAGATCGAGTCCCGCCACAAGGACATCATGAAGCTGGAGTCCAGCATCAGGGAGCTGCACGAGATGTTCATGGACATGGCCATGTTTGTGGAGACTCAG GGTGAAATGATCAACAACATAGAGAAGAACGTGATGAACGCGACAGATTATGTGGAACATGCAAAGGAGGAGACAAAAAAGGCAGTGAAATACCAGAGCAAAGCACGCAGG aaaatgtGGATAATTATCATTGTGTCAGTGGTGTTGATTGCCATAGTAGCTCTAATTATTGGTTTGTCTGTGGGTATTCGGTGA
- the STX2 gene encoding syntaxin-2 isoform X3, whose product MKDRLADLAEYKGNEDGETVIIEKDHFMDDFFQQVEEIRNNIAKIAQNVEEVKKQHSIILSAPNPEGRTKEELEELNEEIKKIANKIRARLKAIEQSFDQGENANRTSVDLRIRKTQHSVLAHKFVEVMTEYNETQTLFRERSKGRIQRQLEITGKTTTDEELEEMLESGNPSIFTSDIISDSQITRQALNEIESRHKDIMKLESSIRELHEMFMDMAMFVETQTHRVK is encoded by the exons ATGAAGGACCGGCTGGCGGACCTGGCGGAG TATAAAGGAAATGAAGATGGAGAGACAGTTATCATTGAAAAAGACCATTTTATGGATGACTTCTTCCAGCAG GTTGAGGAAATTAGAAATAATATAgcaaaaatagcacaaaatgTGGAAGAGGTGAAGAAGCAACACAGCATTATCCTGTCAGCACCAAATCCTGAAGGAA gaacaaaGGAAGAACTTGAAGAACTAAATGAGGAGATAAAGAAGATTGCTAATAAAATCCGGGCCAGGCTAAAGG CTATTGAGCAGAGTTTTGATCAGGGTGAGAATGCCAATCGTACATCCGTGGATCTCAGGATCAGGAAAACACAG CACTCAGTCCTGGCACACAAGTTTGTGGAGGTGATGACCGAGTACAACGAGACGCAGACGCTGTTCCGGGAGCGCAGCAAGGGCCggatccagaggcagctggaGATCA CTGGAAAGACCACCACAGACGAGGAGCTGGAAGAGATGCTGGAGAGTGGCAATCCTTCCATTTTCACTTCTGAT ATCATCTCAGACTCCCAGATCACCAGGCAGGCCCTGAACGAGATCGAGTCCCGCCACAAGGACATCATGAAGCTGGAGTCCAGCATCAGGGAGCTGCACGAGATGTTCATGGACATGGCCATGTTTGTGGAGACTCAG ACACACAG GGTGAAATGA